In Theileria annulata chromosome 3, complete sequence, *** SEQUENCING IN PROGRESS ***, the sequence gtttatcttattgtatatattattacagaaactaatcaaataatttaaattgtcATCCACATCTATATCGTCATCAGATTCATATCCATTATCTTCCTTATATATCTTTGTTTCTacacaaattaattttttcccTAATACTGTTTCTTTATCGAATACTTCACTAGATTTGTATAATCCTCCGTTTTGTAGGTGTTTTTCTAGTTTCGGGTCAATTTGAAGCGAATCATCGTCTGGTCCTCTTTCTGTTAGCTGTGTACTCAGGTTATATTGTAGAAAGTATTTGTTCAGGAGCTTCTGGAGTATTTTGAAGAACGCTAATAATTCATGTATGTTATTTCTGAGTGTGTTTTCCTTGCTGATGTATTTCCACGGTGTTCTTATGCTGAAAACATTGTAGTTGATACACTGGATTAGTGGCGtaacattttcatttttcaCCAGCAGCATAGGGTTTACGTTATTTCTTTGTTTGTTTTGCTTCatgaaatttttatctaAACTTGGGAGGACCTTATTAGACTTCATTTTGTTATAACTTTCTGACAAATTCCTTAGATTTACGCTCAACTGACGTACTAGTCTTTTCTCGGGTTTAATTGTGCTATCAACCAGgttttcaatttcatttacGTTGTGATCcacatttattatcatatatttatatctaCTGTAATATTACATCATTAATCTtgaaattacaaatttacactttaaaatttttgcACCTATAAgtgtttttattatataccattGATGGGActattgaaaattaataaaaataattaatattttacattttaaatttaaatggCTTTGTATGTTACACAggttaaaaattatgttCAGGGGGAGATTGGTATTGGGTTAGGATTTgaagttattaaattaaatgcctaaatattaaaaattaaataccAATTTTCGGTggataaaattagttttaagTAGGTTTTAGGGCTAGATTCCAATATGTGCCTCAAAGTTGCAATGTGTGTTATGAGAATCAAGATATCTATAAActtctaaaaaattaatttctagGATTGTTTCATGTCacaatttaacaattttgttatattattattatagtttATGAAATTGACTCCGGCTTCTGCGATTCCTTTATCTGATTTCGTgcaatttataaatttggtaTCTTCTAAACCTTGCAAATAGATTTTGTTATAGACTATTACAATTCCAACGTTTAGGATATTATAGACTCtttctaataatactaagttattatttatttccagATTTCCATGGTTAGAACCAGATTCCATTTCAACTCTATTACACACATTATCATCTGACTTTTCcataaatttatcttcTAAGGATCCTTCTTCAGATACCTTATCTCCTTCATTTTCTAATCCTTCTAAATCTTTGtttatttcttcttttCTCAGATTTTTTTGtgatttgttttttattaaattgttcTTCAATAATAATCTTTTACTTATTAAGAAATGTACACATCCCGTTGGGTCTCCTGCCAATAGTATTATATAGTctttataatattcatttaaataattaatattttccaGAGTTTTAATATCTCCAAATTGCAAAGTTATATTTATCGTTCGATAATTGTTATATAAGTCAACGTGCTCTTCTAAATCAGTTTTATCTATTTTTAAACctttattttcttcataaATTTCACCCTTAGAAATTGTATTTGATAGAAATTGCGGTATTTCTGAGACTGTGTAAAATGGCTGCGACAACAACTCCAAATCCGTCCTTTTCTCAAGTATTTTACACAAAAGTAATTTATATCCTGgaatataatgtaaatttGTCATTTGTTACAAATAAATTGgagttaataataataatgaattggTTATGTGGGATTCCATACACATTCTGGCACTCgaaattttataatttatacttttaaaatgtttaagtatattattaagaGGAACGTCACAAATGTTGTTTTATCGCAGATAAATCGGAATTTGGTGAATCAACCgtatgttttaaatttttatttattattctaaaaactagaaataatttttatttttcagatataatggtaataatgtattaaaCGCCATTAAACTAACGCTTCCAATAATGGAAATGGATAATGAAACTGTTGAAAATGAACTTCGGAGTTTGGAAAGAGATTTGAGCAAATGTAAAAGTGATCACAGTTCTGAACTCTTTATAAAAGAGAGTCTTTTTGACTTTAAGAAGAAGATTATGGATTCAATTTATACCAATAACATCAAATTTGATGAAGcgaaaaattatattttgaaTACGAACTGTAAACTTTTCCGTCCGATCATTTccttttatatttatcacATATTAAATTCTTCGATGAATAACTCAAAATTATCCAATCCAGCGGAAGAAgattcaaaattaaatatctCAACCGATGATGAACAGAAGAAATTGGTTGAGAAGTTGAACATTTCATATGAATTAGTACATATTGGTATGATAGTAAAAGAATAATGTTGGTGTAGGAAGTTTAATACACGATGACATAATTGATGAAAGTGATGTTCGTAGAAACTTGATGAGCTCACACAAGAAGTTCGGAGTAAAATTTTCCGTCTTGTTTGGAGATTTCCTGCTATCAAAATCAGCCCAAATAATAACTTCTCTTcagaatattaaattagttgataaattatcaaacacactagataatttaatacatgtaatcaaaataatactaattctagctatataattactaatactagCTACTCATAACCGcatcaaattttaaaatattcttagGGTGAATTGATGTATGTCAATTTGAACAACAATGACTTGTACTTGAgttatttgtataaaatttatttgaaaacCGCATCTTTGATTTCAAATAACATTTCCTCCATATCCCACTTTACAAATAAATACACTCCCCGATACGATTCACAATTAGGTATTGGAATATTCACTTTTAGTGTAACAACACTATATAgtttaatatactataacttcattattattgtttagATGAATTGTTGTATATAATTGGTGTGCACATTGGATTGAGTTTCCAAATGTGCGATGATTTACTGGATTATAATTCAAACCTGGAACATTTGGGGAAGCCCATTTTAAATGACATTAAACTGGTATGACATTTGctgttaaataattttagggCCTAATTACACTCCCATTAATATACTTATTGAATAATGGGAGTTATTTCTCCCCTGAGGGGAAAACAGTTACCACTGACAGTGTCAGTAGTGTTTTGAGTGAATTAAAGAgtttattgaataaatatgaaaacGACAGGGAGAAGCTCGAAATAAATAACATAAAGGAGTTTTTAAAGGTTgttaatgataaaaataacattaacAAGTGTAAATTATCCATCTATTATCATCTTTACCAAGTCAAATCACTAATGAAGTCATTCAATCAAACAAAAACAGACTCTCTAATCAACTATATCTATAATGTTGTTAATAGATACTGTACATGTCACTTCAGCAATATTCTATCaatagttaaatatatatataaggcaaaattattaaaaaattaaaatagaaTTTAATTGCTCTTAAACAGCCAATTACATTGAAATAgatttataatttacatgTTCCAACGgaatgaataaaaattagtGTTTGGGATAAACTGGGATCCTCAAGTCATTTATGGCCAACTGCCTGTTTTTGAAGGGTCTCGGGTATTTGAACAGATTCTTGTATATGAATTGGAAGCCAGTTTTATTCGACGAGTTAGGGCAAAAGGGATTGGACTGAGATTTGTAAGGTACTATCTGAGGAACTGCACACCTGAAATATGATATCAAGTCCTTATCATCAGTACAGTTGGATAATATCTTTTCAATTTCTGTAAATTGATGTATTGGAATATTAACTTGTTAATAACTGAAACTATATTGAgtagaataataataaattttaattagataaataaaGTGGAAATACGTTTTTGATTATTCAGAGTGTTGTATAATGAGACGTTTTTCATGTAATATTTGTAATGGTAATTCGTAATGTCCCACATCAAATTGTCAATAAAGGGGTGGAAACCATTTTTGGACAACTTGGTCCTCCTAGTTAATAAACCATGCCTCAAGTAACGGTATGACATTCTGAAACACACATCCTAAAGTggatttataaattttttatataaaaacaGATTAAGAGAATTACAATTGGgaagattttaaaaataaattaaataaattaaaggaaTAAATGTGATAATTTACACTATAAATATGTGGATGTGTAAATGGTAAAAGAGTTGAGGAAACACATTTAATAACTTATAAAgctttatatataataactTCCTCACTTTTATTTATTGGACTTGAGGAAGTTCATTCGGAATCATGGAGAAGGCTTTGAATGAGTTCTCCTTGCTGTGGAACGACGTCGGTATATTTAATGACATATCAAAAATAACAAAGAAAGAGGAAGCTGAGAAAGAATACGTAAGaaaagtttaaattatctattTCAGGCCAAAACTGAAACAACAGTCCACCAAAACGATGATTTGATAAGTGACATATCAAAAAAATGGAATCTGTACCTTAAATAGCTTTAATTACCcatatttaaactatttaaataacaaaatgttaatttcATGAATTATAGTGAAGCCTTTGAAAAGAATGATGAGATGATAAAACTACACGAGAATATACTAAACAACTTAAGCGAATTGACGATCCGTGAAATATCTTTACACTCAAATTTCAAAACCTtgaatgaaaattataataaccTTCTGAGCCTGCAATCACAGCTTAAGGTATTTGTACACATTTTAACTTATTTTGTAGTCAAAGATTAAGAAGGTTGAGTTAATTTACGGCCACTACAGTAATATGAACTTGGTTAACgagtttaataataatttcttcaaCAATAACTTTAACGATTCTAAGTTCCTGTGCCAATTCTTAGAAAAGGTGAATGAAATGTTAGTTTCAATAATGAACTCAATAAGTTTCTTTACCCTGAACAGCTACTATAAATCTGAGGTTTACAAAAATAAGTACCAACAACAACTCAAGATGAttctatataatataaagttgttgttcaaatttatattcaaataTCACGTTAGAGTTGACCAAATAGGTTATAAATACCTGAATTCTGAAAGTTTCTCACTAGAGTTTGAAAACTCGCCTGAATTCACTAACAGTAAAAATGACACTACTGATGACCCGGTTAATGATGTGTTGgtgattaaaattttaagattaatgaataaaataatgttaaatatgaataatgaCGATGATTTGATTCAAATTAAGCTGTATtacataaataatattgtcAACTCACGGCTCAAGGGTTCTGACTATGATTTGCACATTGAGAGGAATGAAAGTGAGTCCAATTCCATTTCAGAGGGAATTAAATCTCtgataaataaacaattgTTGTACTATAATATACTGTTTGACAATGTGTTCATTGATGATAAAGAGGAAATAGTTGAccttttaataaataatataaaatcgCAATTTAATTACAGTAAAAGTCAAGATTTAGAGCAGTATAAAAACTTTTTATTAAACAACTCTATACCAGATAGTAATTCAGAAATGGGAGATCCTAATTCAAAATTGGATACGAATTCAAGAATGGACTCGAATACAAACATGGACTCGAATACAAACATGGACTCGAATCTAAACATGGATCCTAATCTAAACATGGACAGTGTAAATTCAAAGATGGACTAGTttacataatatttgtaacttgtaaatttaatgtaatataaaatttataatacattatattaaatatattatagcTGGAAAATGTATATTCCCTCATCTGAATTGTAACAGAATACGTTATTGTAGTTTACTAAATTGTAACTCCAACCtaaagtaaattattaatcgAACTATATAGTTATAGTGTAGTAGGAATAATACCTAGTTCAAAGGTTGAAAGGATGCtgaatttgtttaaaacatgtaattttttatttagtaCTAAAATTTGAGAGTTTTTCAACAATAATAACACATTCTCGCCACAATTTACATCTAAAATGTCGTACGATAAACGCTTTCTAGCAATGATGTTCCCGTCAACATCATGGATGCTATATAAAGTTAAAATCAACAAGTCTGTGACTACCGTTAGTGTATTATCCCATATTTTACAGTTTGTTACCAAGTGCTGCTTATTGTCCACGGCAATTTTGTTAATCAAAGCCAAATCATACATTTCTCGGCTTCTGGCATTATTATTACTGGTTTTtttaattgaataaatatttacacatttactGTTGTTTTCTTCAGTGTTAGTTTTACAAGTGACTACATAAGGAAATTTAAACTCGAGAATGTTTTCTAGATGGACGTTAGTGTCAACGTATGTCAATTTAAGCACTGAGCCCTCAGTTTCAACCTCAGTTAGGTTCATAAGAACGATGGTGTTGTTACACATCATGAGCACGTAGTTATTGTTTTGGATTATCtgtttgtaatttttataagGGCTAGTGCTGGTAATTTCATTGTTTACATACACGTCGCTGTGTATGCTATAGCGATCAatatcataaattattatgttaTTCAGGCCTACCAGGGTGTACAATTTGCCCTCAGAAATGTACACTCCATTTACACACTCGTCATTATAGCTTGAGTACACAACATATCTGCCAACCACTCTGGAACTGGGGTCCCTGTTATCATAGTTACGGCTGGTGGAATTGAGTTTCAAACCATCAATGGAAGATTCCAGTTTGTCAATATCTACTACAACGACTTCTGAATTACTGGAGTGTGatttttttgttttaacttttttagttttagtCGATGAGCCGGTAGTAGCTGAATCATCCGCCAAAGTGGTATCTTTGTCTATAGAAGAAATGGTAGGATTTCCAATATGTgagttaaaaatatatgacGAGACTCTGCCCAGCGCAGTTCCTGCTACAATGCCCTCCTTACCCATCCATATGGATGTTACTGGATCACCCATTTGTGATTCGAGTACCAACCTGTTATCATAATTCCCCttcataatttaaatataatcaGAAATAGCTGacaaatatatttacacatgtttatttacaaaattatatatttggtGCCAATTCAAGTACATAACGTAATATAGTGTAGTGTTTGACACATAACTTGTTATTTATAAAGGAAGATACAGTATAATTactttttttatattacattaaattattttagtcatattaaaatcatttcatgtgttatatatttatgtttgAGTGACCTCGGTAACCTCCGGTTCACCATCCTCTAGTTCATCAGCATGATCAGAAGTGGATTCCACAATTTTATACGACTCTATTtgattctttaaaattacataaaatGTTGGAAACTACAAATAAATGTGAAGATGCCATAagttaaattttttaaagcAATTTAGATTTCTGCATAGAAtcaatattactaataatttgaatgtataattaaattttagaacCATATCTAAAACTTACATCTAGTATATTGCgattaattaaattgtttaaaatggTCTCTTCAATGTTACATTTAGTgtattctaatttatttccttcCTTAGGATTCGTTTTCATTAATAGTTGTATATTGTctatatttaatagtatttttatttccaaaactagtattaataaaaaattaccaatGGGTGAAAGTTCGttttttttcttcaaattGTTATACAGCTCATTTAGCTTAGTATTCTCATCTACGctgaataaatattataatctATAACAATTAGaagttgataaataatgtaaaagGGGAAATACGTGAATGTGTaagtaaaatataaaataatactTGTGTAGCAAAAATGACGAATTATCCAAGTATACAAATTCAATTGTCCATAATATCACGCCTTTTTTAATCTTAGTTTTGTTTAACTTAGTccttttcattattaaagGAGAAAATATGAGATTTATCCCCTTTTCGCTACAGTGCTTCCTTATGAACCTTCTGTTGctaatcaattaatataattgtttgatattataaaatgataaatatttggCAATTACCTTGTATTGTTAAGTATAAATGGGTTGACGTAGAAACGTGTGGTAGATTCTAGTTTTTTAGAGACGGAATCCAGAAAATTACAGTCACTCAAGAgtatttcattatttatatcatcTTTCCCAATGtgttttatattatatttgttcTTGATACCCACTGAAATAGAATTGGAAGAGTTACACCCGTTCTGAGTATTTTTATTGTGTTCCTGAGTACATCTAAGAGAACATAACttaattaaacaatttggacatttatattttgattCCTTATCACATACATAACATTTATTCATAATAAATAGAGAATAAATTACTACATTAGATCAAAGGAATTGTATATTGGGTTTGGTGAATATAATCCCAGTATTATACCCTGGTATGTggtataaaattagataaaagCACTAGTCTGATAGGTATTAGTCTAGAGTTAGTAGGTGTGTACTGCTAGATTGTCTATAATGCGTAGTTTTTCATCAGGTAAAATGatatttgaaataattccctttaatattttattgttaACAAATATGACTCCTTTTTCATCGCCAGATTCTATTAAGTTGTTCAGTAATAACTTGTTTACATGTTCTTCTACATCGACTttcttacacatttgagCCTCTTTATCTAAATTGTAGTCAGGAGTGGTGATTTCATCTTGACTATTAGTGGTATCGTGATTGCttatgttatttttatggCTTGATAAGATATAAGCAAGTTGATTCATCTCAATGggtttgtttaatattgttaaaatttttagtatAAACAATTCGTCACTCTTAATGACGttcaatttatattcataatAATTGTGTACCAGTCTTATTATCTGTTTTTCTTCCAAACCAACTGAATCGCTCTTAGAGTCGACATTATCATCAACCGATTTGTTCGTAGTATGGAAAAACTTGTAAAGGTGATTAGAAAATTTGTCATAATTAAAGTTATTATCAATCAAATATCTGATAAACTCATAGGTAATGGAATGAACACcatttgttatattataaacGTTATCAACCAACACATCTACATGGGAACTATCGTAACTTCCTTTTGACTCAGAATCCTCAGTGGTATTGAAGCTGTCATTCATAATGTTAGATAATACATTCTTTAACTCAGTTTTCTTTAGTCGTTTTATATCAATAACCTTACTTGATATACCGACAGGGTCTTTAATACCATAATCAGTTTGGTCATTGTTCAATACTACCAACATAAATCTATTCTTATCTGGATTTGTACGTTGTTTCTTGTTGTATcttat encodes:
- a CDS encoding uncharacterized protein (note;~Tap-24g11.q1c.C.cand.162 - score = 133.02), with the protein product MTNLHYIPGYKLLLCKILEKRTDLELLSQPFYTVSEIPQFLSNTISKGEIYEENKGLKIDKTDLEEHVDLYNNYRTINITLQFGDIKTLENINYLNEYYKDYIILLAGDPTGCVHFLISKRLLLKNNLIKNKSQKNLRKEEINKDLEGLENEGDKVSEEGSLEDKFMEKSDDNVCNRVEMESGSNHGNLEINNNLVLLERVYNILNVGIVIVYNKIYLQGLEDTKFINCTKSDKGIAEAGVNFINYNNNITKLLNYILILITHIATLRHILESSPKTYLKLILSTENWYLIFNI
- a CDS encoding prenyl transferase, putative (note;~Tap-24g11.q1c.cand.83 - score = 30.43), producing the protein MFKYIIKRNVTNVVLSQINRNLVNQPYNGNNVLNAIKLTLPIMEMDNETVENELRSLERDLSKCKSDHSSELFIKESLFDFKKKIMDSIYTNNIKFDEAKNYILNTNCKLFRPIISFYIYHILNSSMNNSKLSNPAEEDSKLNISTDDEQKKLVEKLNISYELVHIGSLIHDDIIDESDVRRNLMSSHKKFGVKFSVLFGDFLLSKSAQIITSLQNIKLVDKLSNTLDNLIHGELMYVNLNNNDLYLSYLYKIYLKTASLISNNISSISHFTNKYTPRYDSQLGIGIFTFSVTTLYNELLYIIGVHIGLSFQMCDDLLDYNSNLEHLGKPILNDIKLGLITLPLIYLLNNGSYFSPEGKTVTTDSVSSVLSELKSLLNKYENDREKLEINNIKEFLKVVNDKNNINKCKLSIYYHLYQVKSLMKSFNQTKTDSLINYIYNVVNRYCTCHFSNILSIVKYIYKAKLLKN
- a CDS encoding uncharacterized protein (note;~Tap-24g11.q1c.cand.84 - score = 35.41); its protein translation is MEKALNEFSLLWNDVGIFNDISKITKKEEAEKEYAKTETTVHQNDDLISDISKKWNLEAFEKNDEMIKLHENILNNLSELTIREISLHSNFKTLNENYNNLLSLQSQLKSKIKKVELIYGHYSNMNLVNEFNNNFFNNNFNDSKFLCQFLEKVNEMLVSIMNSISFFTLNSYYKSEVYKNKYQQQLKMILYNIKLLFKFIFKYHVRVDQIGYKYLNSESFSLEFENSPEFTNSKNDTTDDPVNDVLVIKILRLMNKIMLNMNNDDDLIQIKLYYINNIVNSRLKGSDYDLHIERNESESNSISEGIKSLINKQLLYYNILFDNVFIDDKEEIVDLLINNIKSQFNYSKSQDLEQYKNFLLNNSIPDSNSEMGDPNSKLDTNSRMDSNTNMDSNTNMDSNLNMDPNLNMDSVNSKMD
- a CDS encoding uncharacterized protein (note;~Tap-24g11.q1c.C.cand.161 - score = 35.44); the encoded protein is MNKCYVCDKESKYKCPNCLIKLCSLRCTQEHNKNTQNGCNSSNSISVGIKNKYNIKHIGKDDINNEILLSDCNFLDSVSKKLESTTRFYVNPFILNNTSNRRFIRKHCSEKGINLIFSPLIMKRTKLNKTKIKKGVILWTIEFVYLDNSSFLLHNVDENTKLNELYNNLKKKNELSPIGNFLLILVLEIKILLNIDNIQLLMKTNPKEGNKLEYTKCNIEETILNNLINRNILDFPTFYVILKNQIESYKIVESTSDHADELEDGEPEVTEGNYDNRLVLESQMGDPVTSIWMGKEGIVAGTALGRVSSYIFNSHIGNPTISSIDKDTTLADDSATTGSSTKTKKVKTKKSHSSNSEVVVVDIDKLESSIDGLKLNSTSRNYDNRDPSSRVVGRYVVYSSYNDECVNGVYISEGKLYTLVGLNNIIIYDIDRYSIHSDVYVNNEITSTSPYKNYKQIIQNNNYVLMMCNNTIVLMNLTEVETEGSVLKLTYVDTNVHLENILEFKFPYVVTCKTNTEENNSKCVNIYSIKKTSNNNARSREMYDLALINKIAVDNKQHLVTNCKIWDNTLTVVTDLLILTLYSIHDVDGNIIARKRLSYDILDVNCGENVLLLLKNSQILVLNKKLHVLNKFSILSTFELGWSYNLVNYNNVFCYNSDEGIYIFQL